GGGGTGGGGGCCGGGTGAGGGCTGGaccacccccagccctgcccactcAACTAAGGGGCACACTGCAGACCTGGGGCTCTTGTGGCGGGGGCGGGGAGTCTCCCCCCAGGAGTGACCAGTCACATGCTGGGGACAGGGATGAGGGTAACACTGATGTTTCAGAGGAAGAGGTCATTGTACTTGGCAGTGGGTGGGGGACAAGGCTGAGGCCACAAGGGCCATTACATTCCCCCAGTGTCTGGGCCAGTCTGGGGGGGCCCCCAAATTTTGTGCAGGTTGGGGGACCGGCGCAGTCCATCTGTCATAGTTAGTCTTGTTAATACGTTGATCCATGAGGTCAGCAGGGAGGGTTATGGCTAGGAGGCTGGGGGCATGGGGTAGGGGCCCCGATATCCATGGCTTCACACCACTGTGCCGCTCGGGGAGTTGCCTGGTTGGGAGGAGATGCCCTGGTGAAGATgagagggagagatgggaggGGTTAGAGACTACCTGGACTTCAGCCAGTGTCAAGGGGAGGGAGCCAGCCCAGAGTCCCCAAAGCTGCTGCCACCCTGGCCTTGCCCTTGGGTCCACCCCAGAGTCCCCAGAGGCCGCTGCTCTAGGTTGGGAATTTGCATCTTAGCTAGCTTCCTGTCCTGGCAGTCGGCACTTTCACTCAATAATCAAAGTCCTCGGCAGATCCTGAGTGAGATGATGGGGTAAGGGTAGGGGTGTGAGGGGAGGGGGAAACTGGGGCTCCCTTCTAACTTGGGAGGGACCCTGAGGTGCTGGGGAAAGAACTCAGGGACAGTCCTACCTCTACCACTGACTTGCTGGGTGACCTGGGCCAACTTCCTTCCCCTGTCTGGGCCTCGGTCTCCTCGTCTGTGAACTAGGGAGACAGAGGGGTCTCCTTTAGGACTCAACCAGACTCCCCAAATCCCACCACTCTTGCCTCTGAGGCACTCAGACTGTACTCTCAAGTTCTAGGGACTCAGGACTCTGCAATACCAAAACCGAGGATCTGAGGAACCAAGCCACAGCCTCCAGGACCCTGGGCAGCTGAGTCCAAGCCCTAAGGAGCGGAGACACCCAAGACAAGCTCCAGACTGACAAGATGCCAGGCCTGCTTTTGCCTACTGTGACCTTTCCAACACCATAGCCCACCCAGGAGGCAAACGCATCCCCCCTCTGCCCATTCTACAGGCTCTAAGACTTAGGTGATAAGTTGGAGGTTAGAGAGAGCAGTGACTTGTCCGGGATCACACAGGGAGTGGGACTGGAACCCAGGCCTGGGATTCCCAGACTGTGCCTTCAGCAGGAGGCTCAGATCCTGAGTCCAGAACCAGCCTGGCAGCCATGCCCACAGGCTTGAGCTCGCCCCTAGAGTTTTGGCCTGAAGTACTCAAAAAAGtttcaccatttaaaaaacagatgttcggccgggcgcagtggctcaagcctgtaatcccagcactttgggaagccgagacgggtggatcacgaggtcaggagatcgagaccatcctggctaacccggtgaaaccccgtctctactaaaaaatacaaaaaactagccgggtgagttggcgggcgcctgtagtcccagctactcgggaggctgaggcaggagaatggcgtaaacccgggaggcggagcttgcagtgagctgagatccgaccactgcactccagcctgggcgacagagcaagactccgtctcaaaaaataaaaataaaaataaaataaaataaaaataaaaaacagatgttCAATAGAAATAGATTTTGGTTCGAGTGACAGGCAGTAAGACTTGGCCATGCGGGGCCCATCTGCTGCCCTTCAGATGGCCAGCCTTGGACGCCCCGTCTCCCAGCTGGCTCTCACACCCACCCCTCTCTCTGCTGCCTGCCACCTGGGGCTAGCCCCCCTCACTCTAAAATCTGAGAGGTCTTGTTCTGAGACACTAAGATTTCCATGGCTTCCCCTCACCCCACGAAGCCAGAGGCTGTGACAGCAACAAAGCCCTCTCTCTGCCAATGACTGCTTCTTCCCACCAAGGGTCCTGCCAGGTCCCCGGCAGGCTGGCATGGAGCCACTCACCGCCTTGCCCGGCCGGGCCCAGGTGCAGATGAGGCCCTCCTGGCAGGCAGTGATGATGCAGTCCTCCAGAAACAGGAGGACTGTGAGCCGCTCCTGGGCGATCTTCTTGCACACGAGGGGCTCCAGCAGGGGCACCTCATGGATGCGTGGGCACAGTGCGGTGCCCAGCACCTTGGCGGGGTCCAGGCGGCTGCGGGGAATAGGGCCGCTGGGCTTCTCCccactgccgccgccgccgctgccaccCCGgctgatgttgcccaggctgtggtagCGCTTGTGCTCCTTCTCGGCCCCCCGGTCCCGCCGCTCCTGCAATGTGAGCGTGGCGAAGCGGCCGATGCTGAATGGTGTGCCAGGCTCTGCCGCCACGCCCGGGCCGCCTGCCTTGCCCCCGCCCGCCGGGTGCGGGAGGCTGTTGGAGCGGGACAGCGAGCGAGGCAGGGGGCCCGGGCCAGGCTCGCCACCCCTCGAGCTGCTGGCGGCCGGTGGCGTGGTGCCAGGAGTGCCAGGGAGGGTGCGCGTGCGGGCCAGGGGCGGGTGCGGGTAGAGCACATCTTCAGTGAGGTCCCACAGACAGAACTGCGTGTCCTGGCCCGCCGAGCCAAAGCGGTAAGTGATGGAGCCAGCCTTGGGCAGTGGAGAGAGCGGGGCACCCCCGGCCGAGCCTGTGCCCGCAGCCTcgggctcctcctcctcctcctcgccaCTCCGCTCCCCGTCAGCACCGGCTGCTGTCGCCGCCTCCTCTGCCCGTGTGGTGTAGGGGTCGAAGGCCACAGCGTTGACCCAGGACTTGTGGCCGTGGCCTCGAGCCACCACGCGGCCCTCAGCGAAGGACCACACGGTGACCAGGTCATCTTCACCACCCGTCACCACGTAACGGCCGTCGGGGctccagcacacacacagcaggCCCCCAAAGTAGCTCTTCATGAGCCCGCGCAGGAGCATGGAGTCGAAGTGGAAGACGCGCAGGcagccatcctggctcacacaggCCAGGTGCCGGCCATCAGGGGAGAAGGCGAACTCGTTGAGGGGCCCCTCGCCCACCGCCCACTTGGCCAGCGGGTTGCGGGGCGCCTTGCTCTTGGCAGCATAGACAGAGAAgccctcgccctgcttcagcagGCTGTACTGGGGTGGGGCCGAGGCGCACGGGTGGCTGACGTTGTATAGGTACAGGTGGCCACTGGCGTGTGATGCCAGGAACAGGCTCTCCGACTCAGGCAGCCACTTCAGATACGTCACCTTGGTCTTGTCGATCAGCCGCTGCCAGGGGAGACAGGGTGGGGTTGGGAGAAGGCAGTAAAACTCAGGCAGACCTTCTCCCCAACCTGAAGTCCCCAAGGCCATTGGACACGGCCCCGCCCACACAGCAGATGCCACACCAGGCCCAGGTCCTCCTCGACGAGAAGCTCCCAAACTGGGGAAGACAGATGGATACTGGGTCATGAAGACATGGGGACACGGGCTGCTCCAAGGAGCCTCAATGTGTCATCTTTGGTGAGGGGACAGCCCTGCTTGCCATAGAATTGTCCTGTATCTCAGGGTCCTCAACCTCTGGGCCATGGAACAGTAgtggtccgtggcctgttaggaaccgggccatGCAGCAGAAGGTGAGCGGTGAGCGAGCAGGCATTACAGCCTGAGCCCGGCCTCCTACTGGAGCAGCGCACCATTTGATCCTCATAGGAGCGCGAACCCCACcatgaactgcgcatgcgagggagcTAGGTGTGCGCTCCTTACTAGAATCTAACACCTGATGATCAGAGGTGGAAtggtttcatcccaaaaccatccccccagCAGTTCGTGGAAAGACTGTCTTCCCTAAGCCGGTCCCTGGtgctaaaaaggttggggacctctgCTCTATCTACCTAACCCTCCCCCAATCTTTACTATGTCAGGCTTTAAGCAGGAAATTTCTTCACAGAAAGCCAGCTCCCCAAAGGAAGGGATCTTTGTTTGGTTCGCTGTTCTTTAAAGCAGTGCACACAGGAGGCGGCTTGAAGGTAATTCCTGGACAAATGAGTGACAACCCCCCATCCTGCTAGGTGCTTAGACAAAAAACCTCAGCACCTGCCCTTTTCCTCACATCCAATCCCTTCCACAAATCCTGTGGGCTCAACCTTCAAAATACACCCCGAAtcggccggcacggtggctcacgcccgtacttccagcactttgggagggcaaggcgggcggatcacaaagtcaggagttccagaccagcctagccaatatggtgaaaccctatctctactaaaaatacaaaaattagccaggcatggtggtgggtgcctgtagttccagctactcaggaggctgaggcaggagaattgcttgaacccgggaggcgcaggttgcagtgagcggagaccatgccactgtactccagcctgggcaacagagcgagactccatctcaaaagaaaaagaaaaaatacacccAGAATCTGACCTCCTCTCACCATCCCATCCAGCCACCCCAAGCCTGCAATGTTGTGTGACTGGCCTCAGGCTCCACTGCCTGGGCCTGTGTGTCCTCTGCAGCAGCCACAGCAATGCTCTGTTAAGTATCAGTCAGCACCTGGCACTGTCCTGCTCTGAACGCTTAGCAGCCTCTCTCAAGCAGGGTTCCAGAGCCCAAGGCCCTAATGCCCTCAGGCAGTCAGCATATGCAACTAAGGAGCTGCTCTCCCAGGATGAGAGGCCTCCCATCCTTGGGAGAACTGAGCAAATAATCACTCCAgtcacttctgccttccagggcTCAGCTGAGCCCCACCGAGAAAGGCTCCTCCACAGGTTTCCAACTAAGAGTAAGGCAAAGTCTCTCCACCACCTTCCAGACTCCCCATGAGCCGGCCCCTCTGTTATTTCCTGGAACTCATCTACCATCCTCTCTACCTCAGTAACTGCTCTGGCCACACGACTTCTGTGCTATCCTGCATTTGTCCTAGCTGGTCCCACTACTCAGAATGTccttcttggctgggtgtggtggcccagccctataatcccagcactttgggaggccaaggcaggagaatcgcttgagcccaggagttcgagaccagtctgggcaacacaaagagaccccatctctatgaaaaatacaagccaattgtggtggtgcatgcctgtagtccccgctactcaggaggctgacatgggaggattgcttgagcctgggaggcggaggttgcagtgaaccaagatcgtatcactgcacttcagcatggacgacagagtgagaccctatcttgaaagaaaaaaaaaaaaaaaaagatgcccttCCCCAGGCAACTCTTCTCACCTGCCTCCTTCAGGTCTTTATTTCAATATCACCTCTTAGTGAGGGCTTTCCTGACCACCCTATTAGACTCTTCAAGCTTCCCTCAGCCCCTTCCCCACTGTTTCTTCTAAACAGGCCTTAATCACCTGCTGACACATGAAGACTTAACTTGATTAACTGTACATCTCCCCAGCTAGACTGAAAGCTCCAAAAGGGCAGGGCCTCCTGTCCAGGGCCCTGAGATGTGATATCCCTACTGCTGGgaacggtgcctggcacagaacGGATGCTCAAAAACTATTTGTGAATGGATGAGCTAATGAATTTTTAATCCACTCACTATTCCGTTCACTCCCTTCAGCCATTCACTCATTCTGAGAATATTTATGGAACACCTCCTCTGGACCAGAGAGAATGAGACAGAAGCCAAGAGCAGTCCCTGCCCGCGGATAAGGTCGTTTACTGGTATCTCCTCGTAGGCCAAGTTGGCCCAGGACTGAGCAATCTCCATGTATGATTCTACAACAGCGGTTCTGCAAGGTAGGAACTGGAATCCCATTTTGCAGAGAAGGagaagtgaggctcagagaatggTCACCTTCCCAAAGTGACACGGTGAGTAAGTGGTGCAGCAGGGCTTTGAATCCAAAGCCTCCAGAGCCCAGAACTCAAAGAGCAAGGGTATCAACTAAGTCCCAACTTATTTACTAGCCTCAATTCtctaatctgcaaaatgggcagCACACTTCTGCATCCACTGGTTGATGAAAACTCAAggagtggccaggcgcggtggctcacgcctgtaatcccagcacttttggagggcgaggcaggtggatcacgaggtcaggtgtttgagaccagtctggctaacatggtgaaacccagtctctaccaaaaatacaaaaattagctaggtatgatggtgggcacctataattccagctactcaggaggctgaggcaggggaattgcttgaactggggaggcagaggttgcagtgagcagagattgtaccaatgcgctccagcctgggtgacagagcaagattctgcctcaaaaaggaaaaaaaattaaaaacaataaaaattacaattacaatttaaaaaaaaaaaaaacgggtatggtggctcacgcctgtaacaacagcactttgggaggccgaggaggcaggcggatcacgaggtcaggagattgagaccatcctggctcacacggtgaaaccccgtctctactaaaaatacaaaaaattagctggccgtggtggtgggcgcctgtagtcccagctacccgggaggctgaggcaggagaatggcgtgaacccgggaggcggagcttgcagtgagcggagatcacgccactgcactccagcctgggcgacagagtgagactccgtctcaaaaaaataaataaaataaataaataaataaataaaactcaaggAGTAAAGTATTCAGCACAGGGGTAACACAGCATAGGGCCTGGGTACAGTGCAGCTGTCATTAGCTGCTGTCACCCCATTCTCATCTCTCTCTGGTCCTGCCCCTCTCAGGCCTACACTGGTCCCCAGGCAGCTGAAACCTAATGGCATATAGTGGGTAGGTGAGAAGGCAGAGCAGTTGGGAGTTCTGGGGGCTGCAATCACCTCCTCATTGAACAGCTTGCTGGTGTCCTTTTTGATGAGATCGAGGTACTGCACCTGACCCGCTGAGAAGCCCACCAGCAGGGAGATGGTCTCGGTGGCAGCAGTGAACTGGTTGAAATCGTGGCAGGTGGGCTGGGTGCCCTTGTAGATCCGCTTGTCAATTGGCTTGTTGAGGTCAATGGACTTGAGGGGTGGGAGAAAAGGAGTTAATGGTGTATGCCActgaggggaaggaaaaggatgTTGAGGTTGGGGGAAACCACTAAGAGGAAGCAGGGTTAGAACCcagagggaagtggggaggtgAGTAGGTGGATTGGGAAGGAGGGGGCAACCACAGACGGGAAGGGGACCTAAATCACAGACGGAGTAGCAAAAAAGATAGTAAGGATCCCCCTTGACCACAGTGCCTCCCCCAAGTTGGGTCACCCCTAATTCAGAGACACCCTTGTCCACAACTTCAGGGTTCTGGGGCCACACAGTTCCTGAGCTCCGATTCCTTTTAGCCCCACCACTCCACCCTATAACCTCAGCAACTCCCTTAGGACCTAGTACCACACTATTCCAAGACCCCCAAACCTCAAGGTCACCCAAATTCCCGGGACTCTAAAGCCTAACATCCTAGTATTCGCTTCACTTTGGAATCCCTAAACCGCCACAGTTCAGGGACCCATCAAAACTCAtagtctcggccgggcgcggtggctcaagcctgtaatcccagcactttgggaggccgagacgggcggatcacgaggtcaggagatcgagaccatcctgggtaacacagtgaaaccccgtctctactaaaaatacaaaaacttagccgggcgaggtggcggcacctgtagtcccagctactcgggaggctgaggcaggagaatggcgtgaacccgggaggcggagcttgcagtgagctgagatccggccactgcactccagcctgggtgacagagcgagactccgtctcaaaaaaaaaaaaaacaaaaaaacctcatagTCTCCCACATTTTAGGCCCATTTACTACCTCAGGGCTCTGAGGATCCCCATCATTTCTGGGGCCACCATAAGTTTCCCAAGGTTCTCACCACACCGCTTTAGAGATGCCCTGAATCACACTTGCAGATTCGCCTGCCAGAGCCTCTCATCCCCTTGAGAGCTCCCATCAGCTTCCAGACACTTATCTCCTCCAGGACCCTCATGACCTCCAGACCCCAATTTTCTCTAGGATCCCATTCAGCTTCTGGATCCCCTATTACCTTCAAGGCCTCCATCACTTCTAGACTTCTccacattcctgggctcaatctcaAGCCCCTCTCCAACACCTCCAGGATGCAATACTGGGTTCTCCATCACCTCTGAGCTTGCATCACCTCATGATTCCCCATTGCCTGCAGAATACCTGCCACCCCAGAACCCGGGGGATCCCATCTCATCTCAGATACCCAATCATGTCCAATACTCGCCATCCCAGAACCCTTACGCATAACGGGGGTAAAGGGGATTTCCCCCATCACCTCAAAGATGCCTGCCCAGCACCCCGCGGGCCTCCCATCGCATTTCAGAATCTTGTACTCCCTCCAATGCTGTCGCCCCAGGACGTCCATCACATTTAGGATGCCTATCTCAGGGCCCTATATCAATTCAGGCACCCTCCTATCAGTTCTCTGGAACGTCCATCCTTTCAGCACCCAGGGCCCCACGATGCAGGCCGCTCACCCGTTGGCTCCCACGGCGGCAGCAGCCTGGGTAGAAATAGAGCTCACGGCCCAAGTTGAAACAGACGCGGTCTCCCCCCGAGCCCAGCCCCGCGGGCGTGGCGGGCGGCTCCCCGGCCCCGGCGCTGTCGGGCTCCCCGAGGCGCACGAGGCTGAGGCGCACGGCGGGCAGCGCGGGCCCGGGCCCGGGGCCTGCAGGCGGCGGGGACGACGCAGGGCCTGCAGCGCCAGGaccggaggcagaggcagggccgGGCGGGGGCTGCGGCGGCTGGGGCGGCACCGGGGTCTGGGCGGAAGCCGGACCCGACCTGCGAGCGGCGCCGTCGCCCGGGAGCAGCTTGTAGAAACCCTCGCGCGTGCGGAACTGGGACTTAATCTCCGCGCAGTCCCCCATGGCGGCGCCGGGGCCCGAGCCGCCCTCCGCGCCGCCCGCCGCCATCTTGGGCGCCCCCCGGGCCCCGCCGCTGCCGGACTGCCGCCCGCCGCCGGGCCCCCTGCCGGAAGCCGCGGGCCCGCACCGGAAAAGGTGGAGTCGTCGCCCCGGCAACGCCTCTTCGATTGGCACCCAGGTCCGGAGGCGGGACGAACCCCCACGGTCGCTCGGGTAACGGTGCTGGGACTGTGGGCGGGGCGAGAAGGTGGGCGCGGTCTTTGTGCCTGTGACCGACTTGTGGTTGACTGCGGGGGCGGAGCCCGCAATGGAAAGAGGCGTGGCCAGTTAGAAAGCTCAAGTCCTTAGCAACCGCGCCCTGGGAACCGTTTGCCTAGCAACGGAGGGACCCCCACCAAAGAAGCCCTCATCCATAGTCCAGCTTTCCCATGAAGTCACAGCCGACCCCAAGTGACCCTGGTCTCTCCTTAGACGCCCAACATACACTCCCCTGACCGCCAATGTTTCCCACTGACATATTCAAATCCCTGAATGACCACAGCATCTGCTACCATTCTTCCCCACCCTTGGTGACCCGCCAAAtccctgtgtccccacacaaCTCAAAGGACTTCCTCTGACCCACTATTGATTAATGCTAACCCCAAACATCCTTCATATTTTCCACCAACCTCCAATGTATATTTCCatgactttcttattttctttttttttttttttttttttttggagacggagtctcgctctgtcgcccaggctggagtgcagtggccggatctcagctcactgcaagctccgcctcccgggtctacgccattctcctgcctcagcctcccgagtagctgggactacaggcgcccgccacctcgcccggctagtttttttttgtattttttagtagagacggggtttcactgtgttagccaggatggtctcgatctcctgacctcgtgatccgcccgtctcggcctcccaaagtgctgggattacaggcttgagccactgcgcctggcccgacTTTCTTATTTTCAACAACCTCACTTGTCCTCCAAAACCCACCTCTGATTCTCAAATCAGAGGTGCCCCAGTGTCCCAGTGATCCACTCGTAACCCAAAGTCTCCCACTGATCCCAACAGCTCCTACTCATAGCCAGTGCTCCCCATGTCTGCTGAAGTCACCCAGCCCCATCATAGATCTTCCTAGTCTCACGTAGTCAATGGCCTCTACGATTTCTCCTTAGAGTGTCCCAAGGGCAtctcacacttaaaaaaaaaaaaaaaaaaaaaatcctacaatggctcacgtctggaatcccagaatcccagcactttaggtggctgaggtgggaggatcacttgagcccaggagatcaagactgcagtgagctatgatcacatcaccacactacagcctgggggacagagccagactcagtctctctaaaaaaaaaagaaagaaagaaagaaaaaagaatcctacCATGAACTTGACGTCTTACACCAAATCCTTCTCCTCTCTTGCATCACCATCTTAGGGTTAGATCTGCTGTCCACTCAGTCAACCAGGCCACAGACCTGGGTGTCTTCCTAGATGTGTACCATTTATCTTCACTCTCCCCTGCTTACAGCCTCCAAGTCTTTTGCATTCAACCACCTGCAATTCCTCTTTCTCAGTTCCTTGTTCTCCGCAGCCCTGATCCTAGGTCCTCCTCTACCCGAGCCCTTCCCTCACCCCCACATCAACCGTGTCTCTTGGTCTCCCAGATTTCTGTCTCACCCCCACTTCCACCTTTCACTTGGCATGTAGagaggtttttgggtttttttgtttgtttgttttgtttttccgtcttgtgtgtgtgtgtgtgtgagacacagtcttgctctgtcacccaggctggaatgcagtggcttgatctcggctcactgcaagctccgcctcccgggttcccgccattctcctgcctcagcctcccgagtagctgggattacaggcacccaccaccacgcccggctaattttttgtatttttagtagagacagggtttcactgtggtcttgatctccttacctcgtgatctgcctgcctcagcctcccaaagtgctgggattacagtcgtgagccaccgcgcctggccttgttttttttttttttttgagacagaatcttgccctgccacccaggctggagtgcaatggcaccatctcagctcagagatggggtttcaccatgttgggcagtctggtcttggtcttgaactcctgacctcaggtgatccacccacctcagcctcccaaagtgctgggagtacaggcatgagacacagcacccggccttttgttttgttttgttttgttttttgtttttgagacagagtctcgctcttgtcatgtgggctggagtgcaatggtacgattttggctcactgcaacctccacctcctgggttcaagtgattctcctgccttagcctcctgagtggctgggattacaggcacctgtcaccacacctggttacttttttgtagttttagtagagacgaggtttcaccatgttggccaggctggtctcaaactcctgacctcaggtgatccgcccaccttggcctccctaagtgctgggattatgagtgtgacccactgcacctggcctagagaGGTCTTTCTAAAGCATGAATATGATCAGGGCCCTCCCCTGCTCAAAACCCATCTGTAGCTCCCTAGTGCTCTCAGGGCAAAGTTAAGCCCCAAGTGATCTGGCCCCTGTCAACCTCTTTTCAATCTCATCTCTCACCACTAACTCCTCACACTATCTATCACCTAAAATGAGGCTTGAAAAACTACCCCAATATATCACACTCTCTTGCCCTTGGGTCTTTGCACATTCTGTTCCCTATCCTTGGAATGCCTTTCCCCATTCTTTTCTTGACCCTTTATAAGAGTTGGCTCGGGAGCTCTGTCAGTCCTCTGGGCTTCCCCATTTGGGCTGTCACTGTCTGGAGATGAGTCTCTCTCCCTATAGTGTTGTGAGGCCCAGGAAGGCAGGGCTGCGGCTAGTTGGTtacctctgtgtccccagcccaGGGCTGGGCTGACAGGAGGCATTTCAATAATGGTTTGATGGTGAGGTAAACGAACAAATAAAACCGGTGgggctggtcgcggtggctcacagctgtgtcccaacactttgggaggccaagacaggcagatcgcttgatgccaggagttcaagactggcttgGGTAACATAAACCCCATCTCATAGTGAAACCccgaaaaattgaaaaaatttagctgggcatggtggcctgtgcctgcagtcctagttactcaggaccctgtctctacaaaaattacaaaaattagtgtatgtggtgacgtgcacctgcggtctcagctactcaggaggctgagatgggaggactgcttgagcctgggaggtcaaggctgcagggagctgagatcatgccactgtactccaacctgggtgacagaatgagaccctgtctcaaacaacgaCAACGACAAAAACCAAACAGGTGGCAGAGACTGCCAGGCAATGTCTGTGCCCTCTGCAGGGCCCAACAGCCCTAGCTTGGAGTTCATGTCAACAGATGtggtgaacaaatgaatgaatggctcaTCCATAACGCCGTGGAGAAATTTTATTTGAAGCAGTTGCCTTCCTTTTCTATCCCTGCCCTCTGGGGACAGGAAGCAAACagtgaaaatattaatacatactaACGACCTCTAAGGGGAAATTTGCTATCTACCTGCTTGGGGAAAGTGGCTAGAAGGCGGGCCTCAATCATCTGTCTCctcgccctcctcctcctcctcgccctcctcctcctcctcggtgGCTCCCAGGGCTTGC
The sequence above is drawn from the Macaca thibetana thibetana isolate TM-01 chromosome 19, ASM2454274v1, whole genome shotgun sequence genome and encodes:
- the DMWD gene encoding dystrophia myotonica WD repeat-containing protein isoform X2, whose product is MAAGGAEGGSGPGAAMGDCAEIKSQFRTREGFYKLLPGDGAARRSGPASAQTPVPPQPPQPPPGPASASGPGAAGPASSPPPAGPGPGPALPAVRLSLVRLGEPDSAGAGEPPATPAGLGSGGDRVCFNLGRELYFYPGCCRRGSQRSIDLNKPIDKRIYKGTQPTCHDFNQFTAATETISLLVGFSAGQVQYLDLIKKDTSKLFNEERLIDKTKVTYLKWLPESESLFLASHASGHLYLYNVSHPCASAPPQYSLLKQGEGFSVYAAKSKAPRNPLAKWAVGEGPLNEFAFSPDGRHLACVSQDGCLRVFHFDSMLLRGLMKSYFGGLLCVCWSPDGRYVVTGGEDDLVTVWSFAEGRVVARGHGHKSWVNAVAFDPYTTRAEEAATAAGADGERSGEEEEEEPEAAGTGSAGGAPLSPLPKAGSITYRFGSAGQDTQFCLWDLTEDVLYPHPPLARTRTLPGTPGTTPPAASSSRGGEPGPGPLPRSLSRSNSLPHPAGGGKAGGPGVAAEPGTPFSIGRFATLTLQERRDRGAEKEHKRYHSLGNISRGGSGGGGSGEKPSGPIPRSRLDPAKVLGTALCPRIHEVPLLEPLVCKKIAQERLTVLLFLEDCIITACQEGLICTWARPGKAFTDEETEAQTGEGSWPRSPSKSVVEGISSQPGNSPSGTVV
- the DMWD gene encoding dystrophia myotonica WD repeat-containing protein isoform X3, which encodes MAAGGAEGGSGPGAAMGDCAEIKSQFRTREGFYKLLPGDGAARRSGPASAQTPVPPQPPQPPPGPASASGPGAAGPASSPPPAGPGPGPALPAVRLSLVRLGEPDSAGAGEPPATPAGLGSGGDRVCFNLGRELYFYPGCCRRGSQRSIDLNKPIDKRIYKGTQPTCHDFNQFTAATETISLLVGFSAGQVQYLDLIKKDTSKLFNEERLIDKTKVTYLKWLPESESLFLASHASGHLYLYNVSHPCASAPPQYSLLKQGEGFSVYAAKSKAPRNPLAKWAVGEGPLNEFAFSPDGRHLACVSQDGCLRVFHFDSMLLRGLMKSYFGGLLCVCWSPDGRYVVTGGEDDLVTVWSFAEGRVVARGHGHKSWVNAVAFDPYTTRAEEAATAAGADGERSGEEEEEEPEAAGTGSAGGAPLSPLPKAGSITYRFGSAGQDTQFCLWDLTEDVLYPHPPLARTRTLPGTPGTTPPAASSSRGGEPGPGPLPRSLSRSNSLPHPAGGGKAGGPGVAAEPGTPFSIGRFATLTLQERRDRGAEKEHKRYHSLGNISRGGSGGGGSGEKPSGPIPRSRLDPAKVLGTALCPRIHEVPLLEPLVCKKIAQERLTVLLFLEDCIITACQEGLICTWARPGKAGISSQPGNSPSGTVV
- the DMWD gene encoding dystrophia myotonica WD repeat-containing protein isoform X1, yielding MAAGGAEGGSGPGAAMGDCAEIKSQFRTREGFYKLLPGDGAARRSGPASAQTPVPPQPPQPPPGPASASGPGAAGPASSPPPAGPGPGPALPAVRLSLVRLGEPDSAGAGEPPATPAGLGSGGDRVCFNLGRELYFYPGCCRRGSQRSIDLNKPIDKRIYKGTQPTCHDFNQFTAATETISLLVGFSAGQVQYLDLIKKDTSKLFNEERLIDKTKVTYLKWLPESESLFLASHASGHLYLYNVSHPCASAPPQYSLLKQGEGFSVYAAKSKAPRNPLAKWAVGEGPLNEFAFSPDGRHLACVSQDGCLRVFHFDSMLLRGLMKSYFGGLLCVCWSPDGRYVVTGGEDDLVTVWSFAEGRVVARGHGHKSWVNAVAFDPYTTRAEEAATAAGADGERSGEEEEEEPEAAGTGSAGGAPLSPLPKAGSITYRFGSAGQDTQFCLWDLTEDVLYPHPPLARTRTLPGTPGTTPPAASSSRGGEPGPGPLPRSLSRSNSLPHPAGGGKAGGPGVAAEPGTPFSIGRFATLTLQERRDRGAEKEHKRYHSLGNISRGGSGGGGSGEKPSGPIPRSRLDPAKVLGTALCPRIHEVPLLEPLVCKKIAQERLTVLLFLEDCIITACQEGLICTWARPGKAVSGSMPACRGPGRTLGGKKQSLAERGLCCCHSLWLRGVRGSHGNLSVSEQDLSDFRVRGASPRWQAAERGVGVRASWETGRPRLAI
- the DMWD gene encoding dystrophia myotonica WD repeat-containing protein isoform X4, which produces MAAGGAEGGSGPGAAMGDCAEIKSQFRTREGFYKLLPGDGAARRSGPASAQTPVPPQPPQPPPGPASASGPGAAGPASSPPPAGPGPGPALPAVRLSLVRLGEPDSAGAGEPPATPAGLGSGGDRVCFNLGRELYFYPGCCRRGSQRSIDLNKPIDKRIYKGTQPTCHDFNQFTAATETISLLVGFSAGQVQYLDLIKKDTSKLFNEERLIDKTKVTYLKWLPESESLFLASHASGHLYLYNVSHPCASAPPQYSLLKQGEGFSVYAAKSKAPRNPLAKWAVGEGPLNEFAFSPDGRHLACVSQDGCLRVFHFDSMLLRGLMKSYFGGLLCVCWSPDGRYVVTGGEDDLVTVWSFAEGRVVARGHGHKSWVNAVAFDPYTTRAEEAATAAGADGERSGEEEEEEPEAAGTGSAGGAPLSPLPKAGSITYRFGSAGQDTQFCLWDLTEDVLYPHPPLARTRTLPGTPGTTPPAASSSRGGEPGPGPLPRSLSRSNSLPHPAGGGKAGGPGVAAEPGTPFSIGRFATLTLQERRDRGGLRLQQRGGNGSERRA